One Methanocaldococcus villosus KIN24-T80 genomic window carries:
- a CDS encoding ABC transporter substrate-binding protein: MINNKKFLVLLIITSLFIIPIFGESIDYKHRLGDINKDGYIDISDVIYLFKHRDVPLTDGDLNCDNSVDIADVVYLFRNYDKFREPVKYAKNIKIKYYDPYGHEVNPYEGDKYAYKVLIDAKDQKFVLINRSTPQTEAENYIKLAKSQYGNDVKVLYVPLKRVVIMSSTHIALMEPLNNDGSVISSVKGIMWGGGYTWYFNDIKKGLENGSIIDVGSSWNPNWDKIINLTPEAIIVYPGYSGDAIIEKCKELNLTYIADSEYLENSFLARFEWIKFFAALYNKEDVAKEYFTKVEKNALNVRRITRNGDYVLVAWGKNYPSYGGTYVPKAQSYVAKGIMEDCHADYIFKDIPGTGSACINYETFADRAKNADIWVIPSNTKWLTTFKNDHPGYKDFKAVKNGRVFCISDDYWQIGLMKTDELLYDLATIIHPELFKGRTTHFFLKYNPEDNTAKPYTAN; encoded by the coding sequence ATGATAAATAATAAAAAGTTTTTGGTTTTATTAATAATAACTTCATTATTTATAATACCAATATTTGGAGAGAGTATAGATTATAAACATAGGTTAGGAGACATTAACAAAGATGGATATATTGATATATCAGATGTCATTTACCTATTTAAACATAGAGACGTTCCATTAACAGATGGAGATTTAAACTGTGATAACTCTGTAGATATCGCAGATGTTGTTTATCTATTTAGAAATTATGATAAGTTTAGAGAGCCTGTAAAATATGCTAAAAATATTAAAATTAAGTATTATGACCCATATGGACATGAAGTTAATCCTTATGAAGGAGATAAATATGCTTATAAAGTTTTAATTGATGCTAAAGATCAAAAATTTGTATTAATAAATAGATCAACCCCTCAAACTGAGGCTGAGAATTATATAAAATTAGCTAAGTCACAGTATGGAAATGATGTGAAAGTTCTTTATGTTCCCCTGAAAAGAGTAGTAATTATGAGTTCCACCCATATAGCATTAATGGAACCATTAAATAATGATGGTTCAGTTATTTCTTCAGTTAAAGGAATTATGTGGGGAGGAGGATATACATGGTATTTTAATGATATAAAGAAAGGTTTAGAGAATGGATCAATTATTGATGTTGGTTCTTCATGGAATCCAAATTGGGATAAAATTATTAATTTGACTCCAGAAGCTATTATAGTATATCCCGGATATTCTGGTGATGCTATAATTGAAAAATGTAAAGAGCTAAATTTAACTTATATAGCCGATTCAGAATATTTGGAAAATAGTTTTTTAGCAAGATTTGAATGGATAAAATTTTTTGCAGCTTTATACAATAAGGAAGATGTAGCTAAAGAATACTTTACTAAAGTAGAAAAAAATGCACTAAATGTTAGAAGAATCACAAGAAATGGAGATTATGTATTAGTAGCATGGGGTAAAAATTACCCATCATATGGAGGAACATATGTTCCAAAAGCGCAATCTTATGTAGCTAAGGGAATTATGGAAGATTGTCATGCAGATTATATATTTAAAGATATTCCAGGTACTGGATCAGCATGCATAAACTATGAGACATTTGCTGATAGAGCAAAGAATGCAGATATTTGGGTAATTCCTTCTAACACAAAATGGTTAACTACATTTAAAAATGACCATCCAGGATATAAAGATTTTAAAGCAGTTAAAAATGGTAGAGTTTTCTGCATTAGTGATGATTATTGGCAAATAGGTTTAATGAAAACTGATGAGCTATTATATGATTTAGCGACTATTATTCATCCAGAACTATTTAAAGGGAGAACTACTCACTTCTTTTTAAAATATAATCCAGAAGATAATACAGCTAAACCATATACAGCAAATTAG
- a CDS encoding cohesin domain-containing protein — MKKIAIVMLFLLLTNLYAVNLKIDTPKNVKVGEEFNLTIDVINDKKISGFECFITIPKDKIKIISIEDNKTIKNKAGNFYFSNFSNSKAFVKFALFDKPINSNFRLLNLKLRAIRSGDAKIIINAVASDDDGNCIFRENKEIEIKIIGGNSEGNKSEKENFFDVLLKTILNFIKLLFGD, encoded by the coding sequence ATGAAAAAAATAGCTATTGTTATGTTATTCTTATTATTAACAAATTTATATGCAGTAAATCTGAAAATAGACACTCCTAAGAATGTTAAAGTTGGTGAAGAATTCAATTTAACCATTGATGTTATTAATGATAAAAAAATATCTGGTTTTGAATGTTTTATAACTATACCTAAAGATAAAATAAAAATTATTAGCATTGAAGATAATAAAACAATAAAAAATAAAGCTGGAAATTTTTATTTTTCAAATTTTTCTAATTCTAAAGCTTTTGTAAAATTTGCATTATTTGATAAACCAATTAATAGTAATTTTAGGCTTTTAAATTTAAAACTAAGAGCTATAAGGTCAGGAGATGCTAAAATAATTATAAATGCAGTAGCTTCTGATGATGACGGAAACTGTATATTTAGGGAAAATAAGGAAATTGAAATTAAAATTATAGGAGGTAATTCTGAAGGTAATAAATCAGAAAAAGAAAATTTCTTTGATGTCTTATTAAAGACTATTTTAAATTTCATAAAATTATTATTTGGTGATTAA